From one Zhongshania sp. R06B22 genomic stretch:
- a CDS encoding tRNA-dihydrouridine synthase — MQIHLAPMEGVVNARMRALLTAIGGIDRCITEFVRITDQLLPARVFHRLCPELEHGCKTPSGTPVYIQLLGGEPGPMAENAARAASLGALGIDTNFGCPAKCVNRHRGGSVLLDEPELLYQIIKSMRSAVPAYIPVTAKIRLGFNDDSKLIDVVSAITEAGANGLTIHARTKADGYKPPAHWHQLAKVHQFTTIPIIANGEVWSPADFQSCRQQSACSDVMLGRGLLARPDLALEIKSLSSGKEYHRQQWPYILILLEALFNDSVANCAPRHVGGPIKQWLGYLRREYPEAQQLFENIKRLKTPADISAALQEHRDYQLTVAA, encoded by the coding sequence ATGCAAATACATCTCGCGCCTATGGAAGGCGTAGTAAACGCCCGTATGCGCGCCCTCTTAACAGCGATAGGTGGCATTGATCGCTGCATTACTGAATTCGTGCGAATAACCGACCAGTTGCTGCCGGCAAGAGTTTTTCATCGCCTGTGTCCAGAGCTTGAGCACGGCTGCAAAACACCGTCGGGAACCCCTGTTTATATCCAACTACTGGGCGGCGAGCCCGGCCCCATGGCTGAAAACGCCGCGCGGGCAGCAAGTTTGGGCGCACTCGGTATCGACACCAACTTCGGCTGCCCTGCAAAGTGCGTGAACCGTCATCGCGGTGGCTCGGTGCTACTGGACGAACCAGAGCTACTTTACCAGATCATCAAATCGATGCGCAGTGCCGTGCCTGCCTACATACCTGTGACAGCTAAAATTAGACTCGGTTTTAATGATGACAGCAAATTGATTGATGTTGTAAGTGCGATTACTGAGGCGGGCGCCAATGGCCTCACCATTCACGCTCGCACCAAAGCAGATGGTTACAAGCCACCCGCTCACTGGCATCAACTCGCGAAAGTGCATCAATTCACGACGATTCCGATTATCGCAAACGGTGAAGTTTGGAGCCCGGCAGATTTCCAGTCATGCCGACAGCAGAGCGCCTGCAGTGACGTCATGCTAGGTCGCGGCCTACTGGCTAGACCCGACCTTGCCCTAGAAATAAAATCTCTTTCGTCAGGTAAGGAATATCATCGCCAGCAATGGCCATACATTTTGATATTGCTGGAGGCGCTATTTAACGACAGCGTAGCAAACTGCGCCCCGCGCCACGTGGGCGGCCCAATAAAGCAGTGGCTGGGATATTTGCGCAGAGAGTATCCCGAAGCTCAGCAGCTATTCGAGAATATCAAGCGCCTAAAAACCCCAGCCGACATCAGTGCGGCGCTGCAAGAGCACCGCGACTATCAATTGACAGTCGCAGCCTAA
- a CDS encoding DUF2505 domain-containing protein yields MTVTCKFTNSVDEVWTVLCDPDFRVERSIALGELTAECDVEEDGKTVKVHMVREVVRELPSVLAKIFNAKQVLEFVESWQPVKNGWQGTLAIDVKGQPVQITANVSLLETADGCEYSVSHRCKAKIPLIGGKVEKFILSQTDSGAVDELDYLKTKFA; encoded by the coding sequence ATGACCGTGACATGCAAGTTTACTAATAGTGTTGATGAAGTTTGGACAGTATTATGCGATCCGGACTTTCGCGTCGAAAGAAGTATTGCGCTAGGTGAGTTAACGGCGGAATGCGACGTTGAAGAAGATGGTAAGACTGTCAAAGTACATATGGTCAGGGAGGTTGTACGAGAGCTTCCCTCTGTATTGGCAAAGATTTTTAACGCTAAACAAGTCTTAGAATTTGTAGAAAGTTGGCAGCCCGTTAAAAATGGTTGGCAAGGTACTCTGGCTATAGACGTTAAGGGCCAACCAGTGCAAATAACTGCTAATGTCTCTTTATTGGAAACCGCTGACGGTTGCGAGTACAGCGTATCGCACCGGTGTAAGGCTAAGATCCCGCTAATCGGCGGAAAAGTAGAAAAATTTATTCTGTCTCAAACAGATTCTGGTGCCGTCGATGAGCTGGACTATCTCAAGACGAAGTTCGCTTAG
- a CDS encoding DUF6691 family protein codes for MSRWFIALAGGLFGAGITISGMANPAKVQNFLDVAGIWDPSLALVMGTALLIATPGFFMVFKMSSPKYAEKFSLPTRKDIDGKLLLGALLFGMGWALSGLCPAPALVALLTGASSFFIFLAAMFAGMVLHRFVLES; via the coding sequence ATGAGCCGCTGGTTTATTGCACTAGCTGGTGGATTATTTGGTGCCGGAATCACTATCTCTGGCATGGCAAATCCGGCTAAAGTCCAAAATTTTCTTGATGTTGCCGGTATTTGGGACCCAAGTTTGGCGCTAGTGATGGGTACCGCCTTGCTCATTGCTACACCGGGTTTCTTCATGGTGTTTAAAATGTCATCGCCTAAATATGCCGAGAAATTCTCTTTGCCTACTCGCAAGGACATTGACGGAAAATTACTTTTAGGCGCGCTGTTGTTTGGTATGGGATGGGCTTTAAGTGGCCTGTGTCCTGCACCGGCACTGGTTGCTCTGTTAACCGGAGCTTCAAGCTTCTTTATATTTTTAGCCGCGATGTTTGCGGGTATGGTGCTACACCGATTTGTATTGGAATCTTAG
- a CDS encoding YeeE/YedE family protein, giving the protein MLLETAFTPISAIAGGALIGLSALVLMWSVGRVAGISGIVAGAMMERGDERHWRLIFLAGLFGGAFIASLVTGALDDVVSVASSPVLILAGLLVGVGARMGGGCTSGHGVCGISRFSQRSLVATIVFMASGAATVFVIRHLLGEGV; this is encoded by the coding sequence ATGCTATTAGAAACTGCTTTTACACCTATAAGCGCGATTGCAGGTGGCGCCTTAATCGGGCTTTCAGCGCTTGTGCTGATGTGGTCTGTCGGTAGGGTTGCGGGGATATCCGGTATTGTTGCTGGTGCGATGATGGAGCGGGGCGACGAGCGCCATTGGCGGCTGATCTTTCTTGCCGGCTTGTTCGGCGGTGCATTTATAGCGTCATTGGTAACCGGAGCCTTGGATGACGTTGTCAGTGTTGCAAGTTCTCCGGTATTAATACTGGCTGGATTACTAGTCGGCGTCGGCGCACGCATGGGTGGGGGCTGCACTTCTGGCCACGGTGTTTGCGGGATTTCACGTTTCTCGCAGCGTTCGCTAGTGGCGACGATTGTGTTTATGGCCAGTGGCGCCGCAACTGTTTTCGTTATTCGCCATCTGTTGGGAGAGGGAGTATGA
- a CDS encoding DUF3336 domain-containing protein: protein MKKLENKLQLASSFEEWKALAKEHDRCSGREHWKKIDKTSLYDYASIRSRLERLRYFRDNNDDIGLLFSLNEGIHGNMGGMGKPVLYARAKFGTKQLVHDYVDGIHDALDHLAQLDSESPNFLERLDFFRRASKCYGKSALMLSGGAVLGNFHIGVVKALVEQDLLPDVISGASAGSMIAGVLGTLTDDELQDFLNPDNLGKLLLAEVELANGRMSTSSPRINHQSLKEKIAKLIPDITFQEAFERTGRHINISISPSDVHQTSRLLNAIASPNVYIRKAVLASCAVPGIYPPVMLEAKNVHGHPQPYLATRRWIDGSVSDDLPAKRLSRLYGVNHFIVSQTNPIVLWAVRDTAMDNSGLGNAIRQLGGRSIKELSKIGNNVARKYFKNSPRIRRVTNIVYSVINQEYTGDINIIPRYRFFDPRKLLTELTPDELQYFITEGERATWPKIEMIRASTTISRKLAEILETYEAEELSRLSKSHHHLGAEMPRSSLRA from the coding sequence GTGAAAAAACTTGAAAACAAATTGCAGCTCGCCAGCAGCTTTGAGGAATGGAAGGCTTTGGCGAAAGAGCATGATCGTTGTTCTGGTAGGGAACACTGGAAAAAGATCGATAAAACCAGTCTTTATGATTATGCGTCGATTCGTTCGCGCTTAGAGCGATTGCGTTATTTTCGTGATAATAATGACGATATTGGTTTGTTGTTTTCCCTCAATGAGGGGATTCACGGCAATATGGGGGGTATGGGTAAGCCGGTACTCTACGCTCGGGCTAAGTTTGGCACCAAACAGCTTGTGCATGATTATGTTGACGGTATTCATGACGCACTCGACCATTTGGCTCAGTTAGATTCTGAATCTCCCAACTTTCTTGAGCGCTTAGATTTCTTTCGTCGCGCCAGTAAGTGCTATGGCAAGTCAGCGTTAATGCTTAGTGGTGGTGCGGTGCTGGGCAACTTTCACATTGGTGTGGTTAAAGCATTGGTTGAGCAAGATTTATTGCCGGATGTTATTTCCGGGGCCAGTGCGGGTTCTATGATTGCCGGTGTACTCGGTACGCTGACTGATGATGAGCTGCAAGACTTTCTGAATCCAGATAATCTCGGGAAATTGTTGCTGGCAGAAGTTGAGCTTGCCAACGGTCGCATGTCTACGTCATCTCCTCGTATCAATCACCAGTCTTTAAAAGAGAAAATTGCCAAACTTATTCCAGATATTACCTTTCAAGAAGCATTTGAGAGAACTGGGCGACATATTAATATTTCAATTTCGCCTTCTGATGTTCACCAGACTTCGCGTCTTCTAAATGCGATTGCGTCTCCTAATGTTTATATTCGCAAAGCGGTGTTAGCCTCATGTGCGGTGCCTGGTATTTATCCGCCAGTGATGCTTGAGGCAAAAAATGTTCACGGTCATCCGCAGCCTTACTTAGCTACTCGACGCTGGATAGACGGTTCTGTAAGTGACGATCTTCCTGCGAAGCGATTGAGTCGGCTGTATGGCGTGAATCACTTTATTGTCAGCCAAACAAATCCGATTGTTCTATGGGCGGTGCGAGATACTGCAATGGATAATAGCGGTCTAGGTAATGCAATTCGCCAGCTCGGTGGTCGCAGTATTAAAGAGCTCTCTAAAATTGGCAATAATGTGGCGCGGAAGTACTTCAAAAATTCGCCGCGAATCCGGCGAGTAACTAATATTGTTTACTCGGTTATTAATCAGGAATACACCGGTGATATTAATATTATTCCACGTTATCGTTTTTTCGACCCAAGAAAGTTACTTACTGAACTGACGCCTGATGAATTGCAGTATTTTATTACGGAAGGTGAGCGTGCGACATGGCCGAAAATCGAGATGATTAGGGCGAGCACCACCATTAGCCGCAAGCTGGCCGAAATATTAGAAACCTATGAGGCGGAGGAACTTAGCCGCTTATCAAAAAGCCATCATCATCTTGGTGCGGAAATGCCTAGGAGTTCTTTGCGCGCATAG
- a CDS encoding serine hydrolase domain-containing protein, protein MWLKQQYRSCRNLAFRGISVPDDLAGLSDIDPHEVSASEQGIAQQDIDALWGHAESIFESGMHPMVSMCVRRGGDVLLNRAIGYADGATHTQPRLASLETPVCLFSASKAVSAMLIHKLAEDGLIDLLNPISHYIPAFAVEGKAQITVHQLLSHRAGVPGIPDDVPIDLLFDHSAALELVCKQPGLHKDGRVLAYHAITGGFIQAELIRVVTGKTLNEYLDEVIRKPMGMKYFRYGLDSKDHAEVARNYSTGLPNLAVVDRQLVKILGVSVSEVVDISNTDAFLSAEIASANLYSTAEEASRFFQMLLQGGEWQGKRIFTPLTVNRAVREMGKPQFDRSLVMPMRYSAGMMLGMNPVGLYGPKTHYAFGHLGFSNIICWADPERDIAVSILTTGKPVIGNHLLSFAKLLNGISSTLKPCVDMEYIYSQVL, encoded by the coding sequence ATGTGGCTTAAACAGCAATATCGTAGTTGTCGGAATTTGGCATTTCGGGGTATTTCAGTTCCAGATGACCTAGCTGGCTTATCTGATATTGACCCCCATGAAGTGTCTGCTTCTGAGCAGGGTATTGCGCAGCAAGATATCGATGCACTGTGGGGCCACGCAGAGTCAATCTTTGAGTCGGGTATGCATCCGATGGTGAGTATGTGTGTTCGGCGCGGCGGTGATGTGTTGTTGAATCGCGCCATAGGCTATGCCGATGGAGCAACTCATACCCAGCCGCGCTTAGCTTCATTGGAAACCCCAGTCTGTCTGTTTTCGGCGTCCAAGGCCGTTTCGGCAATGCTGATTCACAAGTTGGCAGAAGATGGCCTAATTGATCTGCTCAACCCGATTAGTCACTATATTCCAGCATTTGCGGTTGAAGGTAAGGCGCAAATTACGGTGCATCAACTATTAAGTCACCGCGCCGGTGTACCCGGAATTCCAGATGATGTACCGATAGACCTGTTGTTCGATCATAGCGCCGCTCTTGAGCTGGTTTGTAAGCAACCAGGTTTGCACAAGGATGGGCGCGTGTTGGCCTATCATGCAATTACTGGCGGCTTTATTCAGGCTGAGTTGATCCGCGTGGTCACTGGCAAGACCTTAAACGAGTATTTAGACGAAGTTATCCGTAAGCCGATGGGGATGAAGTATTTCCGCTACGGTTTAGACTCAAAAGATCACGCCGAGGTGGCTCGAAATTATTCCACGGGCCTGCCAAATCTTGCAGTGGTGGATCGGCAGCTAGTTAAAATTTTAGGCGTTAGTGTTTCAGAGGTTGTGGATATCTCTAATACCGACGCGTTTTTAAGCGCGGAGATCGCCTCAGCTAATTTATACTCCACGGCAGAGGAGGCGAGTCGCTTCTTTCAAATGTTGTTGCAGGGTGGTGAGTGGCAGGGGAAGAGAATCTTTACGCCATTAACTGTTAATCGTGCGGTGCGTGAGATGGGCAAGCCGCAGTTTGATCGCTCCCTAGTGATGCCAATGCGCTACAGTGCGGGGATGATGCTTGGTATGAATCCGGTAGGCTTATATGGCCCCAAAACCCATTATGCTTTCGGCCATTTAGGCTTTTCGAATATCATATGTTGGGCCGATCCAGAGAGGGATATAGCGGTTTCCATTCTCACCACAGGCAAGCCGGTTATTGGGAATCATCTTTTGAGTTTTGCTAAATTACTTAATGGAATAAGCTCGACATTAAAGCCCTGTGTCGATATGGAGTATATTTACAGCCAAGTTCTGTGA
- a CDS encoding patatin-like phospholipase family protein — translation MAVMDIRAGSRAYQHILNNGLYPADVAAMAGAAGGPKWLVLAALDKFLFSDWFEDRKACLPLVGASAGSWRFAALSCADPVASVDILQEAYITQCYDLKASPLDVSLGAKAVLDAFIDDRSAADIVGHHWAKPYIIVARSKGLLASDSSAVLGLGFAGALALNTLSRPLLTSVLQRVVFSPDQPSRTILGQREFPDFSTVFHPLTAQNLKSALLASGSIPFVMQAIHSIPACPSASYRDGGLIDYHIDLPLAASSAGGIVLMPHFSHRIIPGWLDKFVPWRRSRHADNVLLLSPSSTWIDRLRDRKIPDRRDFHRYGTDNAGRIRAWREAAAAAEELADFFAERLHRQDWERHLRRIQ, via the coding sequence ATGGCGGTGATGGATATCCGCGCGGGAAGCCGTGCCTACCAACATATTTTGAATAATGGTTTATATCCTGCAGATGTTGCAGCGATGGCTGGCGCAGCGGGCGGCCCGAAATGGCTGGTGTTGGCGGCCCTCGACAAATTCCTTTTTAGTGACTGGTTTGAAGATCGCAAGGCTTGTTTGCCGCTGGTCGGGGCGTCTGCGGGGAGCTGGCGGTTTGCAGCGCTAAGTTGTGCAGACCCGGTGGCCAGTGTAGATATCCTGCAAGAGGCCTATATCACTCAGTGTTACGATCTTAAGGCGAGTCCATTAGACGTTAGCCTCGGTGCCAAAGCGGTGTTGGATGCGTTTATAGATGACCGTAGCGCCGCCGACATTGTCGGTCACCACTGGGCAAAGCCATATATTATTGTTGCGCGTAGCAAGGGTCTGCTAGCTAGCGATTCATCCGCGGTGTTGGGCTTAGGCTTCGCTGGCGCACTCGCGTTAAATACGCTATCCCGACCGCTACTGACTTCCGTGTTGCAGCGGGTGGTTTTTTCGCCAGATCAGCCCTCAAGGACTATTTTGGGGCAGCGGGAGTTCCCCGATTTTTCCACCGTGTTTCACCCGCTTACAGCGCAGAACCTAAAGTCGGCGCTGCTGGCCAGCGGCTCGATTCCCTTTGTTATGCAAGCGATACACTCGATTCCTGCTTGCCCGTCAGCAAGCTACCGTGACGGTGGGTTAATTGATTATCATATCGATCTACCGTTGGCGGCCTCATCGGCTGGTGGCATTGTATTAATGCCGCATTTCAGCCATCGCATTATTCCTGGTTGGCTGGATAAATTCGTGCCATGGCGTCGCAGTCGTCATGCAGATAATGTTTTGCTGCTATCGCCTAGTTCGACTTGGATTGACCGCTTGCGAGATCGGAAGATTCCCGATCGTCGAGATTTTCATCGCTATGGTACTGATAATGCCGGGCGCATTCGCGCTTGGCGAGAAGCGGCAGCTGCGGCAGAAGAACTGGCTGATTTCTTTGCGGAGCGGCTGCATCGCCAAGATTGGGAGCGACATTTACGCCGCATTCAGTGA
- a CDS encoding EAL domain-containing protein has translation MREFSEMAVINSSWILNSLGQYLICVDFCGRVSYANEAAIDLSQYEYSHGVPLGDFLPFIVIDGETLFAELLRGSESDITACRVLLPHTKDHQYLISVSKVCNDDGAVVGRCLSVVDDNMSPVHYGDGESHLDPLTELMGRQEFERRLENLVNDASTSSRTHALLYIDIDQFKLINDTSGHGAGDNLIKTIAECLGHELFIGDMLCRLGGDEFGVLLSNMDTFEACSIANRLIKAVKRMPFVWSGISHRASISVGVVLIDEHAQDRDSVMSQADVAMYSAKENGRGRVHVYDKSDKKLSRLHDDMDWVHRINKALAADDFSLVSERILPLVDESNRTTMFNEILVRMHYNGELLRPGQFMPAAERFGLMPQIDRWVIKNVFDYLQRNSELNSRDVMYSVNISGQSLCQESFLDFVYRGLRRGNINPKIICFEITETVAITNFSVVTRFIHRVHELGGKFALDDFGTGMSSFGYLQELPVDFVKIDGLFVHDMDKNPVHEAMVRSINDISHVLGKRTIAEFVERQVVLEQLRAMGVDYAQGYLHGYPTELVDIVGGGV, from the coding sequence ATGAGAGAATTTTCTGAGATGGCTGTGATTAATTCAAGCTGGATATTAAACAGTCTTGGTCAATATCTTATATGTGTGGATTTTTGCGGACGTGTAAGCTACGCAAATGAGGCCGCCATTGATCTGAGCCAGTATGAATATAGTCATGGCGTCCCGCTTGGTGATTTCCTGCCCTTCATTGTGATAGATGGAGAAACGTTATTTGCAGAGCTTCTTCGGGGTAGTGAAAGTGATATTACGGCTTGCAGAGTGCTACTGCCACACACCAAAGATCATCAATATTTAATTTCAGTAAGTAAGGTTTGTAACGACGATGGGGCAGTGGTTGGACGCTGCTTGTCGGTGGTTGACGATAATATGTCACCAGTGCACTACGGTGATGGTGAGAGTCACTTAGATCCCTTGACCGAATTAATGGGGCGACAAGAATTTGAGCGCCGGCTTGAAAATTTGGTCAATGATGCGTCCACCAGTTCTAGAACCCACGCCTTGCTTTATATTGATATTGATCAGTTTAAATTGATCAATGATACCAGTGGTCATGGCGCCGGCGATAATTTGATAAAGACCATTGCTGAATGCCTCGGCCATGAGCTTTTTATTGGTGACATGCTTTGCCGTTTAGGTGGTGATGAGTTTGGTGTGCTGCTCAGTAATATGGATACCTTTGAAGCGTGCTCGATTGCTAACCGCTTAATAAAGGCGGTTAAGCGTATGCCGTTTGTCTGGAGTGGTATTTCACACCGCGCCTCCATTAGTGTTGGTGTGGTATTGATTGATGAGCACGCTCAGGACCGCGATAGCGTGATGAGTCAAGCGGACGTGGCAATGTACTCGGCAAAGGAAAACGGCCGAGGACGAGTCCATGTATATGACAAGAGCGATAAAAAGCTTAGCCGCTTACACGATGATATGGATTGGGTGCACCGTATTAATAAGGCGCTGGCGGCAGATGACTTTAGTTTGGTGAGCGAGCGAATATTGCCGCTTGTCGACGAATCAAATCGCACCACAATGTTTAACGAAATTCTGGTGCGCATGCACTACAACGGCGAGTTACTTAGGCCTGGGCAGTTTATGCCTGCCGCTGAGCGATTCGGACTTATGCCACAAATTGATCGCTGGGTGATTAAGAATGTTTTCGATTACTTGCAGCGAAATTCTGAACTGAATTCTCGTGACGTTATGTATTCTGTCAATATTTCTGGTCAGTCTTTGTGCCAGGAATCATTTTTAGATTTTGTATATCGTGGTCTCCGCAGGGGAAATATCAATCCGAAAATCATTTGCTTTGAAATTACCGAAACGGTGGCAATTACTAATTTTTCGGTGGTGACTCGCTTTATTCACCGCGTTCATGAGTTGGGCGGAAAGTTTGCGCTTGATGATTTTGGTACTGGCATGTCATCCTTTGGTTACTTGCAAGAGCTCCCGGTAGACTTTGTGAAGATCGATGGATTATTTGTGCATGATATGGACAAAAATCCAGTGCATGAGGCGATGGTGCGTTCCATTAATGACATTAGTCATGTGCTTGGTAAGCGGACGATAGCAGAGTTTGTTGAGCGCCAGGTTGTGTTGGAGCAATTGAGGGCAATGGGTGTGGATTATGCGCAGGGCTATTTACATGGATACCCAACTGAATTAGTAGATATAGTCGGTGGCGGTGTTTAA
- a CDS encoding sensor histidine kinase has protein sequence MTDTYKKAQNKMADNDDLILATEHNIMLDQSATSENNTWKILIVDDEEEIHVVTRLALHDFSFGGRHLEFVSAYSGQQARKLIHENPDTAIILLDVVMETDDAGLEVARYIRQELGNHFVRIILRTGQPGLAPERRVLKVYDINDYRAKTELTQDRLFSVIYTALSSYRDLIALARNRHQLIGLVNEIEQLSHLAARDLQMPLNNVVSTMRRVGGQAQDISPPGLAEDLLDVRENVYAMQSALNKLVALTSVGRFNESRELVDCNAIVSDVLIDLDNIFQSSHANLHCETLPTVFACRRQLMQLFKNLISNAIRFTEGREPEIYINAMTHERNWLFSVSDTGVGIRPENHSGLFNLFHRDHSDGAAGDSGVGLAICEKIVRWHGGKIWLESELGKGSTFYFTIPLAE, from the coding sequence ATGACAGATACTTATAAGAAGGCCCAGAATAAAATGGCTGACAACGACGATTTAATTCTCGCAACTGAGCATAATATTATGCTGGATCAGAGTGCCACTTCGGAGAACAATACTTGGAAAATTCTCATTGTTGATGATGAAGAAGAAATTCATGTTGTCACTCGTTTGGCCTTACATGATTTTAGCTTTGGCGGCCGGCATCTTGAGTTTGTGAGTGCCTATTCTGGACAGCAGGCGCGTAAATTAATTCACGAGAATCCGGACACTGCAATTATTCTCCTTGATGTGGTTATGGAGACCGATGACGCAGGTTTAGAAGTGGCGCGATATATTCGGCAGGAGCTAGGAAATCACTTTGTTAGAATTATTTTGCGTACTGGTCAGCCTGGTTTAGCGCCAGAGCGTCGTGTTTTAAAAGTTTATGATATTAACGATTATCGAGCGAAAACCGAGTTAACCCAAGATCGTTTATTCTCGGTTATATATACCGCCTTGTCATCTTATCGTGACCTAATTGCCCTCGCTAGAAACCGCCATCAGCTTATTGGTTTGGTTAATGAGATTGAGCAGTTGTCACATTTGGCGGCAAGAGATTTACAGATGCCATTGAATAATGTGGTATCGACAATGCGCAGAGTCGGAGGGCAAGCTCAGGATATTTCTCCTCCTGGCTTGGCAGAGGATTTGTTGGACGTAAGAGAGAATGTTTACGCAATGCAGTCGGCCTTGAATAAGCTGGTTGCACTTACTTCCGTAGGTCGGTTTAACGAAAGTAGAGAGCTGGTCGATTGCAATGCGATCGTTAGCGATGTCTTAATAGACCTTGATAATATATTTCAATCCAGCCATGCCAACTTGCATTGCGAAACCTTACCAACGGTATTTGCATGTCGTCGCCAACTGATGCAGTTGTTTAAAAACCTCATTAGTAATGCTATTCGTTTTACCGAAGGTCGAGAGCCAGAGATTTACATTAATGCGATGACACATGAGAGAAACTGGTTGTTTTCGGTAAGTGATACCGGCGTTGGTATTCGGCCCGAAAATCATAGCGGCTTGTTTAATCTTTTTCACCGCGATCACAGCGATGGTGCGGCCGGAGATTCTGGTGTTGGTTTAGCGATATGTGAAAAAATTGTCCGCTGGCATGGCGGCAAGATATGGTTGGAATCTGAGCTCGGAAAAGGATCTACATTCTATTTTACTATTCCCTTGGCAGAGTAA
- a CDS encoding DUF3369 domain-containing protein codes for MNNSKEHEVVSDPDTLSLAEEPTEGLVGAGAKPWKLLIVDDEQVVHTVTHLALDSFNLGGRGLEFLSAYSAAEARQVLHANPDVAVILLDVVMETDRAGLDLVHYIRRELNNRMVRIVLRTGQSGQSPEQEVITQYDINDYKEKTELTRQKLFSTVYTSLRSYGDIFALEENRKGLMKVISASATIFETRDISQFFEGVLEQLTALLYLNSDAVLINASAMLAHPEVERLQIMAGTGKFKNYIGEVNLDSFEESVVERIRYVLTCKKSNYGDNYWVSYYITKSGLEQLLYVSAKDVFSVPDIQMIELFVKNVAIAHETIALLEGDG; via the coding sequence ATGAATAATTCAAAGGAGCATGAAGTGGTATCAGACCCGGATACATTGAGCCTTGCAGAAGAACCTACTGAGGGTCTTGTTGGTGCGGGCGCTAAGCCTTGGAAGTTGCTTATCGTCGATGATGAACAGGTGGTGCACACGGTAACTCACCTTGCGCTAGACAGTTTTAATCTCGGTGGCCGGGGCTTGGAGTTTTTAAGCGCATATTCGGCTGCGGAAGCGCGCCAAGTATTGCATGCGAACCCTGATGTCGCGGTGATACTGCTCGATGTCGTTATGGAAACAGATCGAGCGGGCCTAGATCTGGTTCATTATATTCGCCGTGAGCTAAATAATAGGATGGTACGTATAGTGTTACGCACCGGTCAGTCGGGGCAATCACCCGAACAAGAGGTTATTACTCAGTACGATATCAATGACTATAAAGAGAAGACTGAGCTGACTCGGCAGAAGTTATTCTCTACTGTATACACAAGCCTTCGCTCGTATGGTGACATATTTGCGCTGGAAGAAAACCGAAAAGGTTTGATGAAGGTGATCTCAGCCTCTGCAACAATATTTGAAACCAGAGACATATCACAGTTCTTCGAAGGTGTTCTAGAGCAGCTAACGGCACTGCTGTATCTAAATAGTGACGCTGTTCTTATTAACGCCTCGGCTATGCTTGCCCATCCAGAGGTCGAGCGCTTGCAGATAATGGCAGGTACTGGCAAGTTTAAAAATTACATCGGTGAGGTTAATCTAGACTCTTTTGAAGAGTCTGTTGTTGAGCGGATACGTTATGTGTTGACATGCAAGAAAAGTAATTACGGAGATAATTATTGGGTAAGCTACTACATTACAAAGTCGGGTCTTGAACAATTGTTGTATGTTTCGGCCAAGGATGTTTTCTCAGTGCCAGATATTCAGATGATTGAGCTTTTTGTTAAAAATGTCGCTATTGCGCATGAAACGATCGCTCTATTAGAAGGCGACGGATAA